One part of the Asterias amurensis chromosome 11, ASM3211899v1 genome encodes these proteins:
- the LOC139944332 gene encoding uncharacterized protein produces MLLTDEVYFPKVVALHIDNAHAVLHQDSMIMFSINRILNINWRDHYKQGGIRQSTAVRDSYAETPSVCRSLFTTDDQPISHLVFWNPPGGHPNRGRRKINYPDTITRDT; encoded by the exons ATGCTATTGACAGATGAAGTCTACTTCCCCAAGGTAGTTGCATTGCATATTGATAATGCACATGCTGTCCTGCATCAAGATTCAATGATTATGTTCTCCATCAACAG AATACTTAACATCAACTGGCGGGACCATTACAAACAGGGAGGTATACGGCAATCTACCGCCGTCCGAGACAGTTATGCAGAGACGCCTTCAGTTTGCCGGTCACTGTTTACTACAGACGATCAACCTATATCGCACCTGGTCTTCTGGAATCCTCCTGGCGGACATCCAAACCGCGGCAGGAGGAAAATCAACTACCCAGACACCATCACCAGAGACACTTAA